One candidate division WOR-3 bacterium genomic window, AGGCCTTGAGAACAAACTAAAAGCCTACCAGCTTCAAGATCAGGGTTACGACACCGTTGAAGCAAACGAAAAACTTGGTTTCCCCGCAGATTTAAGAGATTACGGCATAGGGGCGCAGATCCTTGTAGACCTTGGCCTTAAAAACATCAGATTAATGACCAACAACCCTAAAAAAATCGTAGGGCTTGAAGGCTTTGGCTTAAAGGTTGTTGAGAGAGTTCCAATCGTTATAAAGCCAAGGCCTGAAAACCTGAGATATCTTATGGTAAAAAAAGAAAAGTTAGGGCACCTCTTCAATGAAGAGGATTTTGAAATAACAGGAGAGTAAAAATGGAATACATTGGTGAAATTTCGGGAAAGGGAAAAAAAGTGGCCATAGTGGTCTCAAGATTCAACGAATTTGTGACGGAAAGGCTTGTAAAAGAGGCCGTTGAAGAACTGATTCAGAACGGAGTAGAAAAGAACGACATCGACGTTTACAAAGTACCGGGGTCCTTCGAAATCACCGTTGTAATAAAGAGATTGCTGGAAAAGAAAAAATATCACGGTATATTAGCCCTCGGTGCGGTCATAAGAGGCGACACACCCCACTTTGAGTACGTGGCCGGCGAAGTTACAAGGGGAATTGGAAGATTAACCCTCGACTATGGAATCCCCATTGCCTTTGGAATCATTACAGCCGACACTATGGATGACGCCATTGAGAGGGCAGGAGGAAAGAAAGGTAACAAAGGAAGGGATTCGGCAAGGGCGCTTCTCGAAATCCTTGGTCTCTTAGAAAAAGCCCAGCTTTAATGATAAAAGAAGGGGATTTTGTTATTCTCCACGGTGGGCGGAAGGCCCACTATTTTCTTCAATACAAACCAGGCCTAAAATTTTCCTCCCACCTCGGAGAAATTATTCTAAAAGAGGGACTTAAATACGGGGATGTCATTGAGTCCCATACAGGTCATAAATTTCTGGTATTGAAACCCTCCACCTCCGACCTGATTTTAAACATTAAGAGAAAAACCACGATTATGTATCCCAAGGATATCGGTTATCTAATCCTTGAAACAGGGCTGAGAGAGGGTTCCATCGTGGCTGAAGTGGGTTCTGGTTCTGGCGGACTAACGGTGGTTCTTGCCAGCATAGTCGGCGACAGGGGCAGGGTATACTCCTTCGAAAGGCGGGAGGAGTTCCACAAACTGGCAAAGGAAAACATTGAAAAATACGGACTCTCCGAAAGGGTGACCTTTTTCCTTAGAGATGTAGCAAAAGAGGGTTTCGGAGTAACCGAAGTAGATATCATTTTCGTAGATGTCCCTGAACCATGGGAAATTGTTAGGTGGGCTAAGGAATCTTTAAAAGGAGGTGGATTCTGGGCTTCCCTCTCACCAAACCTTGAACAGGTTCAAAAAACGGTATTCGAACTTTCAAATCACAATTTTGCCCTGATAAAGACCGTTGAAATTCTTGAAAGGGAGATTCTTGTGAGAGAAGTGGGCACAAGGCCAAAAGAGATTATGATCTCCCACACCGGCTACCTAACCGTCGCAAGAAAGGTAAATCTTTAACCCCGCCCTTCAAGGAAAAATTTATGTAAACACAAAGTAAAGCCAATTAGTCCTTACTCTGCTGATTCAAATTCACAAGCTCACCTAACATAATTACCTTTTAAAATTCCGTCTTAGAAGTGAAATTAAAACCTTTAACTAAAAGCGCGGGCATATACATAGCAAAACTTGCCTCTTCACCCACAACCCTCTTGCCTTTTCCTATGTCGATGAGACTTGCCAAAACACGAGCTGGGGACTCGTTGAATCTAAGGTTCTTAACAGGATACTTAATCTCGCCCTTTTCAATATAGAAAAGGCCATCCCTCGTCATACCCGTTATAGTTATACTCTTTCTGTCAACGTAACGGATGTACCAGAACCTCGTAACCAAGAGCCCTTTCTCCACCTGTTTAACGAGATCATTAACTGATTTTTGAGAGTCTTCGAAAATCATCGCAAAGGGCCGACCTGTTGGTTTTTTATTTTGCTTCATAGCCCAATAGCGGTCATAGTAAAGATTCTCCAACACGCCTCTTTTTATCCAGTCTATCCTTCTAAGTAAAAGACCGTCACTATCAAAGGGAATGGAAGGATTTAAAGGAGACATGGGATCTGAGTACATGTTCACCCTTTCGTCGAAGATCTTCTGACCAAGTTTACCTGAGAAATAGGTGATTCCCTCATCTGCCCCCCTTGCATCCATCGTCCACAACATAAAAACAAGAAAGTCCGCAACGGCAAGAGGTTCCAGCACCACATCGTACTGGCCTGGTTCTAAGTCCCTCGGATTCTGACCTAAAAGGGCCTTCTCCTTTGCAATCTTGTAAATTTCTTGAGGCACAAGATTTTTCACATCTTCCTGCTGATCACTTGCATATCCAGAAGAAGTCTCCGTTTGAACGGTGTTTGAAAAACTGGCCATTGTCGTCTCGTAATAAGCCTCAAGGCCATTGGAATTAAAAACCCCATATTGGTAGAGACCATTGGTAAAGAGCCCTGCCACTTTTAGATTATTCCTTTTTGCATCCTCAAAGATCTCTTTTAAAATCTCCGCCTTGCTCTTCGGAGAGAGTTCTTCTGTCTCTTTAAAGGCTCGGGAGATAAGAGGTATATCCTGTTTTTCTACCGGTGGAACGTACTCGGGGTCCTCTACACTACTCTTTGCGATGTCCATAGCCCTTGAGAGAATTTCGCCAACCTTAAGGTCCTCATTTAGGGTTACCTGGACCGCTCCTGTCTTTTTTCCAAGATGGACCTTAAGGGTCAATTGAGTAATATCCTTTGCCATATTTTGAGTAATTCTTGACTCGCCAAAACGGGTATTATCCTCTTTTAAGCGGTAAAAAAAGACCTCTGTATGGTCTGCCCTTGAATTTTCAATGATCTTCTTTGCCACATCTCTAAATTTTTCCATCATCTTCTACCCCTCCCCACTTTTACATTTCTAAACCTGGCATAAGGTGCACCGTTGGTCATCTGGGCGCTCTGAGTGGGCTCGCCCTTTCCACAGGTTAGGAACCCCCTTGGTTCCCAGAACCTTTCGTCGGTGACACCATCCATGGAATTCCAGAACTGGGGTGTAATAGATTGATAAATTACATTTTTCAAAACTCTGCCTTTTTTACCATCTTTGATTTCGTAGAACATATCACCACCAAACTGGAAGTTGAGCCTCATCTGGTCTATGGAAAAACTTCCCCTTCCTTCGATATAGATCCCTTTTTTAACACCCGCTATAAGGTCTTCAGGGGTTACTGGATCTTTGCCTGGCATGAGACAGAGATTGGGAATTCGGTTTATAGGGAAGGAGGCGAAGCTATCAGCCCTTGCAGAGCCCCTTGATCTCGGAAAGCCAAGAATCGAGGCAACTTCCCTTGTGGAACTGTAGTCCACTAAGATACCTTCTTTGATTATAAACCATTTCTGGCACTCAACCCCCTCATCGTCATAACCTGTTGTGGCAAGACCCCCAGGCAATGTATTATCAGCAATGAAGTTAACAAGGGGAGAGCCGTATCTAAAATTGCCGAGTTTTTCAGGTGTCGCAAAGCTTCTTCCAGCGTAGTTGGCCTCATAACCCAGCACCCTATCGAGCTCCGTTGGATGGCCAACAGATTCGTGGATCGTTAGAGAAAGGTGCGCAGGGTCAAGAACAAGGTCCATTATTCCCTCATCAGGTTCATCGGCGTAGAGTTTCATAACCGCTTCATTTGCAATCCTTTCAGCATTATCCAAAAGTCCAAGGCTTTTAATATGTTCATATCCCTTGTTGAGTGGATAATCTTGAAAACTGCGGGATTGGGAATCGTTGTTGCCAACTGCAAAAGCGGTATAGCCCGCATTGGATGTAAAAATGGTAGTCTCAATTAAAGAACCCTCGGTGGAGGCGAAGACCTGGTCTCTCCTGCGGAATTCCATGTGGGAGAAGGTTTTAACAATGCCTTTAACCTTCAGCATCCTTTCATTAATCCGGTAAAGAAGGTCAATCTGCTCTTCCAAAGGGACTGAAAATGGGTCAATTTCAATGGGTGTAACGTATTTGTCGATATGTACTGGTTCCGGTGCGAGTTTGACCTTGTAATCCCCCCTTACCATGCTGGATGCCTTAGCAATTTCAATAGCCCTTTTAAGGACAGCCTCGATCTCATCCTTTGTTACCTTTGTAGAAGAAGCAAATCCCCACGCCCCATCGTAGAGTACCCTTATTCCCAATCCGAATCTTTCCTCATCCACAATGGCCTTGGGACTGAGATCCTGGAAAAAGAGATCTCGAATGCGATAACGGCCGATTCTTATATCGGCATACTCAATCTTTTCACTTTTCGCTATATCCTGAAAATATTGTGCCAACTCTTTCATAAACCCTCCTGGACTATTTATATAGTTCACAATGCGAACAATCAAATTTTGGCAGGACACGTTAGAAATACGAACAACTGGATTTATCATATTGTGCAGTGAAAAAGAGACTCGGCTTGCGAATCTCAACCACCTTTAGGTCCCTCAAATATTACAATTTCCGACTCTACTTTATCGGTCAATCCATTTCCCTCATCGGAACCTGGATGCAAAGGGTAACAGTGCCATGGGTAGTTTATAGATTAACTGGCTCTTCCCTTCTCCTTGGAGTTTCGGGGTTTGCCAGCCAGCTTCCCACCTTTCTCTTTGCACCCTTTGCAGGAACCGTAGTTGACAGAGTAAATCGATACAAATTGCTCTTCATTACCCAGAGTATTGCAATGGCTCAGGCCCTTGCCCTGTATATTCTCTACGTGACCCACCACATAAGCGTACCCCTTATAATTTTTCTCAATACGATCCTTGGCACGGTCAATGCCTTTGATATGCCCGCAAGACAATCCCTCCTTGTTTATCTCGTGGAAGGGAAAGAAGACCTGAACAATGCCATTGCCTTAAATTCTTCGATGGTAAATTTGGCAAGACTTGTGGGACCCTCCATAGCAGGAATTATCATTTCCACAAAAGGAGAGGCTACCTGTTTCCTCATTAACGCTATAAGCTACCTATTCGTAATAGTGTGTCTAATTTTGATGAAACTCAATCTCCCTGAACCCCAAAGGACATCCCAGCATATCATTGAGGACCTAAAAGAAGGAATCTCTTATATTAGACAAAACAGTACCCTCTCCCATGTGATTGTCCTTCTTGCCATTGTAAGCCTGATCGGGATGCCCTATACCGTTCTGTTACCTGTTTATGCGAAAGAGGTCCTAAGAGGTGGCGCCCACACCTATGGATTCTTAATGGGATGTTTAGGTGCGGGTGCCTTAGTAGGAGCCCTTTCTATGGCTTCAAGGAAAAGCGTTAAAGGAATCGGTAAAACAATTCCTTACGCCTGCTTGACCTTTGGCAGTGCCCTAATTTTCGTTTCCTTTGCAAGCAAATTCTACATTGCAGCCGCGTTAATAGCAATAGCCGGTTTTGGAATGGTTTCAGAGACGATCACCAGCAATACCGTTTTGCAGATAACAACAGAAGAGAAAAAGAGAGGTAGGGTTATGAGCTTCTATACCCTCGCCTTTAACGGTATGACGCCCTTTGGAAGCCTCCTTGCAGGATGGTTATCCCAGAACTTCGGGGTCAGAAAAGCCTTCTTAATCAGCGGACTTGTGCTGATTGCTGGAGGGCTTTTCTTTTACAGTAAAATGAAAGATTTCAAGGAAAAAGAGTACTTTTAAAGGATTTAGACCCTTTAGAAAATTTAACGGCTCTCAGCTTTTTGGCCCCTTCCCATAAAAGTTAAATTGCTCGTAGTCCTAACATTTCCCGCCTCATCCACATAAAATTCACCGCCGTATGGATCCTTAGGAATGGAACTCAAGAAACCAGTTTTAACAAGTTCCTCAAGATTTACCGGATTCCTTCCCATTTTTTCCCTGAAAGCCTCCACCGCTTTCTCGATAGTGTAAATTGCTTCAAGGGCCTCCAGCCTTATTTTAAGGTTCTTCCTCCAGCCCTCATCCCTTGTGTTTTCTAACATGTTCTTTACAATAGCGATGGCCATTTCCGTCCTTCCAGAAGCGTAGAGTAACTTTGCTGCAAGATGAGCATAAAAAGGCCTTCCAGAGAGTTCACTGGCTTTTATAAGATAATAAGCACCCTGCCCCGAATCCTTCAAAAAGTAGAAATAATTGAATCCAAGGTAAAGGTAGAAAATCCACCTCTGGGGATAATACTCAATACCCTTCTCAAGAAAGCTGTTAGCCGTTTCAACATCATTGAAGTCCCAGGCAAGGTATCCATTGGCAATGTAGTAAATATCGTAGTAGTAAGGGCAAAGTCTTGTAACAACCTCGGTTGTTCTCACAATAGGATCTTTGGCAAAGGTAGGTACGCTTAAATATTTTTCCGAAAGTTTTCCCAAATAAACCCTTAATGAAAGGGTATAATAGAAGGCTTTTAAGAAGCTAAACTCAAAACTCGACCACTTTTCAAAACCAGGGCGCGCGTAGAGCCTGAAGCTTTCCGACTCTTCACTTTTAAAGTGGCTCCTCACCTTCGTATCAAAGATGAAGTTTACAAAAACCAATGAGGCTAAAAGGATTAGAAGGCTGAAAATCCAGGTCTTTCTTTTCATTTCAATTTACAGTATCTCTTTTCTTTCAAAAAGAACCACGGCAAGGCAAAGGACGACAAGGCCGTAAAGGATACCGTAAACAGCTGACAGTGCAAGGAAAGTAGGATTTATCCCCACATTGTAAATGAAATTAGTCTTTAAATCAAAGAGGGCGAGATTGGGGAAAAGATAGCGCGCAATGTTTATAATTACCTTAGAAAATGCAGGCATATTCGTTCCCATTCGCGTTCTGAGAAATTCCGAAACTTCGTCAATTGTGTGACCAACAATGTAAGTTCCAACTACACCAAACATTGAGACAACTGCCCTTGATGTCAGAGAAATAAAGAAGAGAGCAAAGGCCACAAGGATCTGAATTTCAATAAGGAGAAAAACACCGTAAAGAAAGTAATACCCAGCGTAGAAAGGGGCATCGGGCCTTACCCTGGAAAAATAACAGATAAATGGGAAAAGCAGAACAAGAACAAGGTAAATCAAAAAGGCTGAAAAAGCAAAAAAGCCCACATATCTTCCAACTACATAATCCTTCCGCCTAATGGGAAGGGAAATCACATATTGCAGTGTCTTTCTCTCAAGGTCAGTCTGGATTAAGCCCAAAATCAGAAAGAGCAGAAGAATTAAAACCACAGAATTAGCAAAGGAAAGGGCAAATCCCGTCAGTATCCGAGGTATTTCAAACATCGTAAAACTGTAGAGCACAGGCATTCCAACCATTGCAAGAAGAAGGAGTACAAGGATTATGTAAAAACTCCTCTCCCTCAGAGCCTGCTTAAAGGTGATTTTGGCAATTTCAAGAGCTCGCTTCATAGTCCTCTAAGGTTTCGATAAACTCCTCCTCAAGACTTTCCACCTCTTTGGTTTCAACAAACTTAAGAATTTTTCCCTTATGGATGATACAAACCCTATCGCAGATCTTCTCAATATCCTCAAGGATGTGAGAGGTGAAAAAGATGGTGGCTCCATTATTTAACGCCTCGGCAATCAGGTCTCTCGCCATCTTTCTTCCAAGGGGATCAAGACCATTCAAGGGTTCGTCGAGGATGACAAGTTCGGGATTTCCAATAAATGCCTGGGCAAGGCCAAGCCTCTGTACCATACCGCGAGAATACTTTTTGATAAGCTTTCCACCATCCTTTTCAAGACCTACTTTAAAAAGCCATTTCTCTATTTCTTCTCTGAGCCTCTTTCCCGAAAGTCCCCTCAGCCTGCCAACCCAATCGAGAAGTTCAACCCCATTTAAGTTTTCATAAAAATTTGGGCTTTCCGGCAAATAAGACAATCTTCTTTTAACCTCTTCATCAAAAGGCGACTTTCCAAAAACCTTGACTTCCCCTCTATCGGGAAAAATAAGACCGAGAATAATTTTAATCGTGGTACTTTTTCCAGCACCATTAAGGCCAATAAGACCAAAGGATTTATTTTTTTCAATTTCAAAAGATATGTCTTCTAAAGCTCTGAAGGGCCTTTCGAAGAGTTCACCTTTATAAGTCTTGTAAATTCCCTTAAGTTCAAGAACTTTATCGGACATTCCAAGTATTGTCAAAATCTACGGTTCCTATTTGTGGATCAGGAAAAGCAACGTTATCCACGTGCCCCACATAACTTCGATTTTTCTTATAGTATAAAAGGGGACTATCTGAATCAACACCGTAATAAGTATCACCATCAATGTGCTTAGCAATGGCAACATATGTTATTCGATCTGCATCGGTTTTATAGCCAATATATACTTTGGTACTCGTTAAAAATCGTACACTGTCATAAGGAGCTTCCGGTAGAGTAAAAACTACTTCACCTGTTGTCATATTTCTCTGAATTAAAGGATAATGCTGGTGATCTGCATAAACAAGTTCTAAAAAAGTTCTGAAATTGGCAATATCAGCTTCTGCGGTTGAGTTAAAGGCTTTTATACGGGAATTCCAATGATATGGAATTGCAATGGATGCGAGAATCGACAGCACTGTAATTACAACAAGGAGCTCGATTAATGTGAAGGCTTTTTTAAGATTTTTCTTTAGCATAAAAACTTTGGGGGTCCCGAAGGGACCCCCAAAAATGCACCTAATTGCGTCTTTACTGAAGTGTCCAGTTTCCTACACCCGTGAAATCATCATGTTGTGGAACAGATGTTGGTGGTGCAATTTCTGCTGGAAAATCTACCCCTATGAAATTTCTGTCTCTCCAGTAGAAAATACCCTGTACATCTGAATCAGCACCAAACCCCGTATCACCCTGGGTATGGTGAGTAGACATTGTATAAGAAGAATTCTGATCGTCTGTTAAAGCCTGGAAGAAAACAGATGTGGAAAGGTTGAAAGTATCAACTGCATTCGCAGGGCCACCTGTCCAAGCAACGGCAATTTGCCCTGAATCCGGAGCACCTAAACCATCAGGATAGTGTTGCCAATCTGCAAAAAACGCTTCATACGTTGTTCTTGCATTCCTTATATCACTCTCTGCAGACCCGTTGTATGCTCTGACTCTGTATCTTGCGAACTGTGGTATAGCGATGGCGGCAAGGATCGCTATGATAGCGATCACTATGAGCAGCTCTATCAGTGTGAAGCCTTTACGCCTCATATTTTGTACCTCCTGTTTAAGGTTTTGTACTTTTCTATCTGCAAAAATTGTGCCAAAGCAAAACCCTTTATTTTCAAGGTTTTTTGCAGCCCGATTTTTTGCATTTTGCAAATTGTTTTGCAAAATGCAATTATTTTCCTTCATATCCTATCTCCTTTAACTTCCTGTAAAGGGTTGAGAGATCGATGCCGAGGATGTTAGCCGCCTCCCTTTTGTTGTAACCCGTAGATCTTAACACATTTAAAATATGCTCCCTTTCTACCTCCTTTAAGCTCTTAACTCTTCCAACCTCTGCAGGTTTTACAAGGAGTTTTTTCACATCTTCGACCTTTATCACTCTCCCCTCTTCCGCAGTAATAACCAGTTGTTCAACAAGGTGCTCCAATTCCCTTACGTTGCCAGGCCAATCATAAGATTCAAGGAGTGTAACCACCTCCTCGTCCACCTTTATTTTCTTACCGTATTTCTTAGTGAATCTGTTCAAAAAATAGTTGAACAAGAGACCAATGTCCTCCCTTCTCTCCCTCAAAGGTGGAAGGTGAATAGTCATAACATTCAGTCTGTAATAAAGGTCTTCACGGAATTTCCCCTCCTTGACGAGTTTAAGCAAATCCCTATTAGTGGCAGCGATGATTCTAACATCAACTTTCTCCTCCTTTGTAGCGCCTAAGGGAGTTATCACCTTAAAATCGAGAACCCTTAATAGTTTGGCCTGTAATTTTGGGGAGGCTTCGGAAATCTCATCCAAGAATAACGTTCCTCCCTCAGCTACTTTGAAAAGACCGTCTTTATCGTAGAAAGCACCGGTAAAAGCCCCCTTTTTGTAACCGAAAAGTTCACTTTCCACCAGTTCCTCGGGCATTGCCGCCATATTAATTGCGATGAAGGGCTTGTCCTTTCTTGGAGAATTATAGTGAATTGCCCTTGCTACCAGTTCCTTCCCGGTGCCCGTTTCCCCGTAAATAAGGCAAGTAGTATCGTAAGGCGCAATCTGCTTGATCTTATCAAGAACCTCCAGTAAAGGCTTTGACTTGCCAACTATTTCATACTCTTTTAAAAACTGAATCTCCTCTTTGAGACGAACATTCTCTTCCTTCAGGGACAGAAATCTTTCCGCACGAGTCAACGCCGCTTCAAGGTCCTGGAGTTTAAAGGGTTTAAGTAGAAAATCAT contains:
- the ribH gene encoding 6,7-dimethyl-8-ribityllumazine synthase — translated: MEYIGEISGKGKKVAIVVSRFNEFVTERLVKEAVEELIQNGVEKNDIDVYKVPGSFEITVVIKRLLEKKKYHGILALGAVIRGDTPHFEYVAGEVTRGIGRLTLDYGIPIAFGIITADTMDDAIERAGGKKGNKGRDSARALLEILGLLEKAQL
- a CDS encoding tRNA (adenine-N1)-methyltransferase encodes the protein MIKEGDFVILHGGRKAHYFLQYKPGLKFSSHLGEIILKEGLKYGDVIESHTGHKFLVLKPSTSDLILNIKRKTTIMYPKDIGYLILETGLREGSIVAEVGSGSGGLTVVLASIVGDRGRVYSFERREEFHKLAKENIEKYGLSERVTFFLRDVAKEGFGVTEVDIIFVDVPEPWEIVRWAKESLKGGGFWASLSPNLEQVQKTVFELSNHNFALIKTVEILEREILVREVGTRPKEIMISHTGYLTVARKVNL
- a CDS encoding TldD/PmbA family protein, which translates into the protein MMEKFRDVAKKIIENSRADHTEVFFYRLKEDNTRFGESRITQNMAKDITQLTLKVHLGKKTGAVQVTLNEDLKVGEILSRAMDIAKSSVEDPEYVPPVEKQDIPLISRAFKETEELSPKSKAEILKEIFEDAKRNNLKVAGLFTNGLYQYGVFNSNGLEAYYETTMASFSNTVQTETSSGYASDQQEDVKNLVPQEIYKIAKEKALLGQNPRDLEPGQYDVVLEPLAVADFLVFMLWTMDARGADEGITYFSGKLGQKIFDERVNMYSDPMSPLNPSIPFDSDGLLLRRIDWIKRGVLENLYYDRYWAMKQNKKPTGRPFAMIFEDSQKSVNDLVKQVEKGLLVTRFWYIRYVDRKSITITGMTRDGLFYIEKGEIKYPVKNLRFNESPARVLASLIDIGKGKRVVGEEASFAMYMPALLVKGFNFTSKTEF
- a CDS encoding TldD/PmbA family protein; the protein is MKELAQYFQDIAKSEKIEYADIRIGRYRIRDLFFQDLSPKAIVDEERFGLGIRVLYDGAWGFASSTKVTKDEIEAVLKRAIEIAKASSMVRGDYKVKLAPEPVHIDKYVTPIEIDPFSVPLEEQIDLLYRINERMLKVKGIVKTFSHMEFRRRDQVFASTEGSLIETTIFTSNAGYTAFAVGNNDSQSRSFQDYPLNKGYEHIKSLGLLDNAERIANEAVMKLYADEPDEGIMDLVLDPAHLSLTIHESVGHPTELDRVLGYEANYAGRSFATPEKLGNFRYGSPLVNFIADNTLPGGLATTGYDDEGVECQKWFIIKEGILVDYSSTREVASILGFPRSRGSARADSFASFPINRIPNLCLMPGKDPVTPEDLIAGVKKGIYIEGRGSFSIDQMRLNFQFGGDMFYEIKDGKKGRVLKNVIYQSITPQFWNSMDGVTDERFWEPRGFLTCGKGEPTQSAQMTNGAPYARFRNVKVGRGRR
- a CDS encoding MFS transporter, whose translation is MKKRLGLRISTTFRSLKYYNFRLYFIGQSISLIGTWMQRVTVPWVVYRLTGSSLLLGVSGFASQLPTFLFAPFAGTVVDRVNRYKLLFITQSIAMAQALALYILYVTHHISVPLIIFLNTILGTVNAFDMPARQSLLVYLVEGKEDLNNAIALNSSMVNLARLVGPSIAGIIISTKGEATCFLINAISYLFVIVCLILMKLNLPEPQRTSQHIIEDLKEGISYIRQNSTLSHVIVLLAIVSLIGMPYTVLLPVYAKEVLRGGAHTYGFLMGCLGAGALVGALSMASRKSVKGIGKTIPYACLTFGSALIFVSFASKFYIAAALIAIAGFGMVSETITSNTVLQITTEEKKRGRVMSFYTLAFNGMTPFGSLLAGWLSQNFGVRKAFLISGLVLIAGGLFFYSKMKDFKEKEYF
- a CDS encoding ABC transporter ATP-binding protein translates to MSDKVLELKGIYKTYKGELFERPFRALEDISFEIEKNKSFGLIGLNGAGKSTTIKIILGLIFPDRGEVKVFGKSPFDEEVKRRLSYLPESPNFYENLNGVELLDWVGRLRGLSGKRLREEIEKWLFKVGLEKDGGKLIKKYSRGMVQRLGLAQAFIGNPELVILDEPLNGLDPLGRKMARDLIAEALNNGATIFFTSHILEDIEKICDRVCIIHKGKILKFVETKEVESLEEEFIETLEDYEASS
- a CDS encoding type II secretion system protein, with product MLKKNLKKAFTLIELLVVITVLSILASIAIPYHWNSRIKAFNSTAEADIANFRTFLELVYADHQHYPLIQRNMTTGEVVFTLPEAPYDSVRFLTSTKVYIGYKTDADRITYVAIAKHIDGDTYYGVDSDSPLLYYKKNRSYVGHVDNVAFPDPQIGTVDFDNTWNVR
- a CDS encoding sigma-54 dependent transcriptional regulator translates to MRRVLVVDDDKGILVSLEKYLVASGYEVFSFENPLNALKELEKIVPDLAILDLRMPEMSGMDLLSEIKKANPEIYVILITAYGTLDSAIEAIRRRADDFLLKPFKLQDLEAALTRAERFLSLKEENVRLKEEIQFLKEYEIVGKSKPLLEVLDKIKQIAPYDTTCLIYGETGTGKELVARAIHYNSPRKDKPFIAINMAAMPEELVESELFGYKKGAFTGAFYDKDGLFKVAEGGTLFLDEISEASPKLQAKLLRVLDFKVITPLGATKEEKVDVRIIAATNRDLLKLVKEGKFREDLYYRLNVMTIHLPPLRERREDIGLLFNYFLNRFTKKYGKKIKVDEEVVTLLESYDWPGNVRELEHLVEQLVITAEEGRVIKVEDVKKLLVKPAEVGRVKSLKEVEREHILNVLRSTGYNKREAANILGIDLSTLYRKLKEIGYEGK